The Sciurus carolinensis chromosome 18, mSciCar1.2, whole genome shotgun sequence genome contains a region encoding:
- the Ciao3 gene encoding cytosolic iron-sulfur assembly component 3, giving the protein MASPFSGALQLTDLDDFIGPSQDCIKPVKVVKRPGSGVARIHIEDDGSYFQVNQDGGTQKLAKARVSLNDCLACSGCVTSAETVLITQQSHEELRKVLDANKTAAPSEQRLVVISVSPQSRASLAARFQLNPTDTARKLTSFFKKIGAHLVLDTAFSRNFSLLESQREFVRRFRDRANSSVALPVLASACPGWICYAEKTHGSFILPYLSTARSPQQVMGSLVKDFFAQKQGLTPDKVYHVTVMPCYDKKLEASRPDFFSQEHQARDVDCVLTTGEVLKLLEEEGVSLSEVEPAPLDGLSSSTSAEEPTSHRGGGSGGYLEHVFRHAARELFGVHVDEVTYRPLRNRDFQEVTLEREGQVLLHFATAYGFRNIQNLVQKLKRGRCHYHYVEVMACPSGCLNGGGQLKALDMPNRDLLQQVESLYGMVKVETPEDVPGVQELYDQWLQGESSERASRLLHTQYHAVEKASSGLSIRW; this is encoded by the exons ATGGCGTCGCCTTTCAGCGGGGCGCTGCAGCTGACAGACCTGGACGACTTCATTGGGCCGTCCCAG GATTGCATCAAGCCTGTGAAGGTGGTTAAAAGACCTGGAAGCGGTGTGGCCAGGATCCATATCGAGGACGATGGGAGTTACTTCCAAGTTAATCAG GACGGTGGGACCCAGAAGCTGGCAaaagccagggtctcactgaacgATTGCCTGGCATGCAGTGGCTGTGTCACCTCCGCAGAGACCGTGCTGATCACCCAGCAGAGCCACGAGGAGCTGCGGAAGGTTCTAGATGCTAACAAA ACAGCAGCACCCAGTGAGCAGCGGCTGGTTGTCATTTCTGTCTCACCCCAGTCCAGAGCGTCGCTGGCAGCACGGTTTCAGCTGAATCCTACAGACACTGCCAGGAAATTAACCtcgttctttaaaaaaatag GGGCGCACTTGGTCCTCGATACTGCCTTCTCGAGGAACTTCAGCCTCCTCGAGAGCCAGCGGGAATTCGTTCGGCGATTTCGAGATCGGGCCAACTCCAGTGTGGCCTTGCCCGTGCTGGCTTCTGCCTGTCCAG GCTGGATCTGCTATGCCGAGAAGACCCACGGCAGCTTCATCCTCCCCTACCTCAGCACGGCCCGATCCCCACAGCAGGTCATGGGCTCTCTGGTCAAGGACTTCTTCGCCCAGAAGCAG GGCCTGACCCCCGACAAGGTGTACCACGTCACAGTGATGCCCTGCTACGACAAGAAGCTGGAAGCCTCCAGACCGGACTTCTTCAGCCAGGAGCACCAGGCTCGGGACGTGGACTGCGTCCTCACCACAG GAGAAGTCCTCAAGCTGCTGGAAGAGGAGGGGGTCTCGCTCTCAGAGGTGGAGCCAGCCCCTCTGGATGGCCT GTCCAGCAGCACATCTGCGGAGGAGCCCACCAGCCACCGGGGCGGGGGTTCAGGGGGCTACCTGGAGCACGTGTTCCGGCATGCAGCCAGAGAGCTCTTTGGAGTCCACGTGGATGAAGTCACATACAGGCCTTTGAG GAACAGGGACTTCCAGGAGGTGACCCTGGAGAGGGAGGGCCAGGTGCTGCTGCACTTCGCCACCGCTTACGGCTTCCGAAACATCCAGAACCTGGTACAGAAGCTCAAGCGAGGCCGCTGCCACTACCATTATGTGGAGGTCATGGCCTGCCCCTCAG GATGCCTGAATGGTGGAGGCCAACTCAAGGCCCTGGACATGCCCAACAGGGACCTTCTCCAGCAGGTGGAAAGTCTGTATGGCATGGTCAAGGTGGAGACCCCTGAGGACGTGCCTGGGGTCCAGGAGCTGTACGACCAGTGGTTGCAGGGCGAGAGCTCGGAGCGGGCCAGCCGCCTCCTGCACACCCAGTACCACGCCGTGGAGAAGGCCAGCTCAGGCCTCAGCATCAGGTGGTAG
- the Ccdc78 gene encoding coiled-coil domain-containing protein 78: protein MEWVAAPVPRQRALPGALQKAVPRAEDWLPGVPGGTPACTTSLETEFPSDLELSEEQRLQISKELVDLQIVTHRLREQHEAEIFQLRREVLRLESRVLELEVRGDHISQGHVDPAEANPGRCPLPAQEFNEEAQGTGHSAHHSRQVTLSTGRAWLGGAGGDLLGHSEMRTAHPLLSTTFSPMQVQPTDVLIPEPLKPKSSLLGTQELQGDVKWVLEHHRAQQQALETRVAALGQQLQGAREEARAAGQRLAAQAVVLSTCQGQLRQAQAENARLQLQLKKLNEEYALRLQHYAREAVGYADGTSQAALQTFLETTLQDIRAAHHSREQQLARAARAYRKHLADLSRRHDELLVIHSVQQDQPQALADPDGTTRTLKATFTTATDLKPLPVPLAPELSHLQEDEHHQFRMLPLRPRRASRETASLQTSEPQNLDTTSWAQIRQKLQDFSLGTQAELEHERAQLLVRATKAEEQLSELQEYVDQHLGRYKQEILRLRKLVGTGDPWKVGATPPAKP from the exons ATGGAGTGGGTGGCGGCCCCAGTGCCCAGGCAAAGAGCCCTTCCTGGAGCCTTGCAGAAA GCTGTGCCAAGAGCAGAGGACTGGCTGCCAGGAGTTCCTGGTGGCACCCCAGCCTGCACCACCAGCCTGGAGACAGAGTTTCCATCAGATCTGGAGCTGAGCGAGGAACAGCGACTACAG ATCTCCAAGGAGCTGGTTGACCTTCAGATTGTGACCCATCGCCTACGGGAGCAGCATGAGGCTGAAATCTTCCAGCTGAGGAGAGAG GTCCTTCGGCTGGAGAGCAGGGTGCTGGAGCTAGAGGTGCGCGGAGATCATATCAGCCAGGGGCATGTGGACCCAGCAGAGGCCAACCCAGGGCGCTGCCCATTGCCAGCACAAGAGTTCAATGAAGAAGCCCAGGGAACTGGACACTCTGCCCACCACAGCCGCCAGGTCACCCTGAGCACAGGAAGAGCCTGGCTGGGGGGTGCTGGTGGGGACCTCCTTGGGCACAGTGAGATGAGAACTGCTCATCCACTCCTCAGCACCACCTTCTCACCCATGCAGGTGCAGCCCACGGATGTCCTGATCCCTGAGCCACTGAAGCCGAAGAGTAGT CTGCTGGGAACCCAGGAGCTTCAGGGTGACGTGAAGTGGGTGCTGGAGCATCACAGGGCTCAGCAGCAGGCACTGGAGACTCGGGT GGCAGCCCTGGGTCAACAGCTGCAGGGAGCCCGAGAGGAGGCCAGGGCAGCTGGGCAGCGGCTAGCTGCACAAGCAGTG GTGCTgtccacctgccagggccagcTCCGCCAGGCACAGGCTGAGAATGCCCGGCTGCAGCTGCAGCTGAAGAAGCTGAATGAGGAGTATGCCCTCCGGCTGCAGCACTATGCCCGAGAGGCAGTG GGATATGCAGATGGTACAAGCCAGGCAGCCCTCCAGACGTTCCTGGAGACCACTCTGCAGGACATCCGAGCAGCACATCACAGTCGTGAGCAACAGCTGGCCCGGGCTGCTAGGGCCTACCGCAAGCACCTGGCAGATCTGAGCCGTAGGCATGACGAGCTGCTGGTCATCCACAG TGTGCAGCAGGACCAGCCCCAGGCACTGGCGGACCCAGATGGGACAACTAGGACCCTCAAGGCTACCTTTACTACAGCCACTGACCTGAAGCCACTGCCTGTGCCGCTGGCCCCTGAGCTCAGCCACCTGCAGGAGGATGAG CACCACCAGTTCAGGATGCTGCCCCTGCGCCCACGAAGGGCATCTAGAGAAACCGCCTCCCTGCAGACCTCGGAGCCACA GAACCTGGATACCACCTCCTGGGCCCAGATCCGCCAGAAGCTCCAGGACTTCTCCCTAGGCACCCAG GCAGAGCTGGAACACGAGCGAGCACAGCTGCTAGTCCGGGCCACCAAGGCTGAGGAGCAGCTTTCAGAGCTACAGGAGTATGTGGATCAGCACCTGGGCAG GTACAAGCAGGAAATCCTGAGGCTGAGAAAGCTGGTGGGCACAGGGGACCCCTGGAAAGTgggagccacacctccagccaaGCCCTAG
- the Antkmt gene encoding adenine nucleotide translocase lysine N-methyltransferase isoform X2, with amino-acid sequence MEHDDPAEALTELRERRPGALELLQAAAGSGLAAYAVWALLLQPGFRRVPLRLQVPYVGASARQVEHVLSLLRGRPGKTVDLGSGDGRIVRRVCGLCPAVGYELNPWLVGLARLHAWRAGCAGSVCYRREDLWKVSLRDCHNVSVFLAPSVLPLLEDKLRAELPEGARVVSGRFPLPTWQPVAVVGEGLDRVWAYDVDVNVHSAPPAAASPWEVPIKGTPGPGSTVVPRIPSSKAG; translated from the exons ATGGAGCACGACGACCCGGCCGAGGCGCTGACGGAGCTGCGCGAGCGGCGGCCGGGCGCGCTGGAGCTGCTGCAGGCGGCGGCGGGCTCGGGGCTGGCCGCCTACGCCGTGTGGGcgctgctgctgcagccaggcTTCCGCCGAGTGCCGCTGCGGCTGCAG GTACCCTACGTAGGCGCGAGTGCACGGCAGGTTGAGCATGTGTTGTCGTTGCTGCGCGGTCGCCCAGGAAAAACGGTGGATCTGGGCTCTGGAGACGGCAGAATCGTAAGGCGCGT GTGCGGTCTTTGCCCGGCTGTGGGCTACGAACTGAACCCGTGGCTTGTGGGGCTTGCGCGGCTGCATGCTTGGAGGGCCGGCTGTGCTGGCAGCGTCTGCTACCGTCGCGAAGATCTCTGGAAG GTGAGCCTGAGGGACTGCCACAACGTGTCCGTGTTCCTGGCCCCCAGCGTG CTCCCCTTGCTGGAAGACAAGCTgcgggcagagctgcctgaagggGCCCGTGTGGTATCTGGGcgcttccctctccccacctggCAGCCTGTGGCTGTGGTAGGTGAGGGTCTAGATCGGGTCTGGGCCTATGATGTCGACGTGAATGTCCACAGTGCCCCACCTGCTGCTGCATCTCCTTGGGAGGTGCCCATCAAGGGCACCCCAGGGCCTGGTTCTACCGTGGTCCCCAGGATCCCCAGTTCTAAGGCTGGCTGA
- the Haghl gene encoding hydroxyacylglutathione hydrolase-like protein isoform X3 — MKVKVISVLEDNYMYLVIEEHTREAVAVDVAVPKRLLEIAGREGVTLTTVLTTHHHWDHARGNVELARLRPGMAVMGGDERICGLTRMLAHGEELRFGAIHVRCLLTPGHTSGHMSYFLWEDESLDPPALFSGDALSVAGCGWRLEGTAQQMYQSLAETLGTLPPQTKVFCGHEHTLRNLEFAHTVEPHNDHVKAKLSWAQKRDEDDVPTVPSTLGEELLYNPFLRVVEEAVRKFTGQAAPAEVLEVLCRERARFQQAMEPLQPQARALLALQWGLLGPHK, encoded by the exons ATGAAAGTCAAGGTCATTTCCGTGCTTGAGGACAACTACATGTACCTGGTCATCGAAGAGCACACGCGGGAGGCGGTGGCCGTGGACGTGGCAGTGCCCAAGAGG CTGCTGGAGATCGCAGGCAGGGAGGGGGTGACCCTGACCACGGTGCTGACCACCCACCACCACTG GGACCACGCTCGGGGGAATGTGGAGCTGGCACGGCTGCGACCGGGTATGGCGGTGATGGGCGGGGACGAACGCATCTGCGGGCTGACCCGCATGCTGGCACACGGCGAGGAGCTACGG TTTGGGGCCATCCATGTGCGCTGCCTTCTGACGCCTGGCCACACCTCTGGCCACATGAGCTACTTCCTTTGGGAGGATGAAAGCCTGGATCCACCTGCCCTCTTCTCGG GGGATGCGCTGTCCGTGGCTGGCTGTGGCTGGCGCTTGGAAGGCACTGCCCAGCAGATGTACCAGAGTTTGGCAGAGACCCTTGGCACACTGCCCCCGCAGACG AAGGTGTTCTGTGGCCACGAGCACACGCTGCGCAACCTGGAGTTTGCACACACAGTGGAGCCGCACAATGACCATGTGAAAGCCAAACTGTCCTGGGCCCAG AAAAGGGATGAGGATGATGTGCCCACTGTGCCGTCCACCCTGGGCGAGGAGCTGCTGTACAACCCTTTCCTGAGGGTGGT AGAAGAGGCGGTGCGCAAGTTCACAGGTCAGGCGGCCCCGGCCGAGGTCCTGGAGGTGCTGTGCAGGGAGCGGGCTCGCTTCCAGCAGGCCATGGAGCCACTGCAGCCACAGGCACGGGCTCTGCTTGCACTGCAGTGGGGGCTCCTGGGCCCCCACAAGTGA
- the Haghl gene encoding hydroxyacylglutathione hydrolase-like protein isoform X1 — MKVKVISVLEDNYMYLVIEEHTREAVAVDVAVPKRLLEIAGREGVTLTTVLTTHHHWDHARGNVELARLRPGMAVMGGDERICGLTRMLAHGEELRFGAIHVRCLLTPGHTSGHMSYFLWEDESLDPPALFSGDALSVAGCGWRLEGTAQQMYQSLAETLGTLPPQTKVFCGHEHTLRNLEFAHTVEPHNDHVKAKLSWAQKRDEDDVPTVPSTLGEELLYNPFLRVVPPPQRRGGAQVHRSGGPGRGPGGAVQGAGSLPAGHGATAATGTGSACTAVGAPGPPQVSCTGPTRPHAAPPTSPRPPGPMQGWPWDTPPMPCLAGRPPWRVSKWYSPPLLSEMDTRASCSHTCCPSSAWALNSE; from the exons ATGAAAGTCAAGGTCATTTCCGTGCTTGAGGACAACTACATGTACCTGGTCATCGAAGAGCACACGCGGGAGGCGGTGGCCGTGGACGTGGCAGTGCCCAAGAGG CTGCTGGAGATCGCAGGCAGGGAGGGGGTGACCCTGACCACGGTGCTGACCACCCACCACCACTG GGACCACGCTCGGGGGAATGTGGAGCTGGCACGGCTGCGACCGGGTATGGCGGTGATGGGCGGGGACGAACGCATCTGCGGGCTGACCCGCATGCTGGCACACGGCGAGGAGCTACGG TTTGGGGCCATCCATGTGCGCTGCCTTCTGACGCCTGGCCACACCTCTGGCCACATGAGCTACTTCCTTTGGGAGGATGAAAGCCTGGATCCACCTGCCCTCTTCTCGG GGGATGCGCTGTCCGTGGCTGGCTGTGGCTGGCGCTTGGAAGGCACTGCCCAGCAGATGTACCAGAGTTTGGCAGAGACCCTTGGCACACTGCCCCCGCAGACG AAGGTGTTCTGTGGCCACGAGCACACGCTGCGCAACCTGGAGTTTGCACACACAGTGGAGCCGCACAATGACCATGTGAAAGCCAAACTGTCCTGGGCCCAG AAAAGGGATGAGGATGATGTGCCCACTGTGCCGTCCACCCTGGGCGAGGAGCTGCTGTACAACCCTTTCCTGAGGGTGGT CCCTCCCCCACAGAGAAGAGGCGGTGCGCAAGTTCACAGGTCAGGCGGCCCCGGCCGAGGTCCTGGAGGTGCTGTGCAGGGAGCGGGCTCGCTTCCAGCAGGCCATGGAGCCACTGCAGCCACAGGCACGGGCTCTGCTTGCACTGCAGTGGGGGCTCCTGGGCCCCCACAAGTGAGCTGCACAGGGCCCACTCGACCCCACGCTGCTCCTCCCACAAGCCCCAGGCCGCCTGGACCCATGCAAGGGTGGCCCTGGGACACACCTCCAATGCCCTGCCTGGCTGGACGCCCACCCTGGAGGGTCAGCAAATGGTACTCTCCTCCACTGCTCTCGGAGATGGACACGCGGGCCTCGTGTAGCCACACCTGCTGTCCAAGCTCTGCCTGGGCTCTGAACAGTGAATAA
- the Antkmt gene encoding adenine nucleotide translocase lysine N-methyltransferase isoform X4 — protein sequence MEHDDPAEALTELRERRPGALELLQAAAGSGLAAYAVWALLLQPGFRRVPLRLQVPYVGASARQVEHVLSLLRGRPGKTVDLGSGDGRIVLAAHRCGLCPAVGYELNPWLVGLARLHAWRAGCAGSVCYRREDLWKLPLLEDKLRAELPEGARVVSGRFPLPTWQPVAVVGEGLDRVWAYDVDVNVHSAPPAAASPWEVPIKGTPGPGSTVVPRIPSSKAG from the exons ATGGAGCACGACGACCCGGCCGAGGCGCTGACGGAGCTGCGCGAGCGGCGGCCGGGCGCGCTGGAGCTGCTGCAGGCGGCGGCGGGCTCGGGGCTGGCCGCCTACGCCGTGTGGGcgctgctgctgcagccaggcTTCCGCCGAGTGCCGCTGCGGCTGCAG GTACCCTACGTAGGCGCGAGTGCACGGCAGGTTGAGCATGTGTTGTCGTTGCTGCGCGGTCGCCCAGGAAAAACGGTGGATCTGGGCTCTGGAGACGGCAGAATC GTGTTGGCGGCCCACAGGTGCGGTCTTTGCCCGGCTGTGGGCTACGAACTGAACCCGTGGCTTGTGGGGCTTGCGCGGCTGCATGCTTGGAGGGCCGGCTGTGCTGGCAGCGTCTGCTACCGTCGCGAAGATCTCTGGAAG CTCCCCTTGCTGGAAGACAAGCTgcgggcagagctgcctgaagggGCCCGTGTGGTATCTGGGcgcttccctctccccacctggCAGCCTGTGGCTGTGGTAGGTGAGGGTCTAGATCGGGTCTGGGCCTATGATGTCGACGTGAATGTCCACAGTGCCCCACCTGCTGCTGCATCTCCTTGGGAGGTGCCCATCAAGGGCACCCCAGGGCCTGGTTCTACCGTGGTCCCCAGGATCCCCAGTTCTAAGGCTGGCTGA
- the Antkmt gene encoding adenine nucleotide translocase lysine N-methyltransferase isoform X6, whose amino-acid sequence MEHDDPAEALTELRERRPGALELLQAAAGSGLAAYAVWALLLQPGFRRVPLRLQVPYVGASARQVEHVLSLLRGRPGKTVDLGSGDGRIVLAAHRCGLCPAVGYELNPWLVGLARLHAWRAGCAGSVCYRREDLWKVSLRDCHNVSVFLAPSVLSPTAPLAGRQAAGRAA is encoded by the exons ATGGAGCACGACGACCCGGCCGAGGCGCTGACGGAGCTGCGCGAGCGGCGGCCGGGCGCGCTGGAGCTGCTGCAGGCGGCGGCGGGCTCGGGGCTGGCCGCCTACGCCGTGTGGGcgctgctgctgcagccaggcTTCCGCCGAGTGCCGCTGCGGCTGCAG GTACCCTACGTAGGCGCGAGTGCACGGCAGGTTGAGCATGTGTTGTCGTTGCTGCGCGGTCGCCCAGGAAAAACGGTGGATCTGGGCTCTGGAGACGGCAGAATC GTGTTGGCGGCCCACAGGTGCGGTCTTTGCCCGGCTGTGGGCTACGAACTGAACCCGTGGCTTGTGGGGCTTGCGCGGCTGCATGCTTGGAGGGCCGGCTGTGCTGGCAGCGTCTGCTACCGTCGCGAAGATCTCTGGAAG GTGAGCCTGAGGGACTGCCACAACGTGTCCGTGTTCCTGGCCCCCAGCGTG CTCTCTCCCACAGCTCCCCTTGCTGGAAGACAAGCTgcgggcagagctgcctga
- the Antkmt gene encoding adenine nucleotide translocase lysine N-methyltransferase isoform X1, with product MEHDDPAEALTELRERRPGALELLQAAAGSGLAAYAVWALLLQPGFRRVPLRLQVPYVGASARQVEHVLSLLRGRPGKTVDLGSGDGRIVLAAHRCGLCPAVGYELNPWLVGLARLHAWRAGCAGSVCYRREDLWKVSLRDCHNVSVFLAPSVLPLLEDKLRAELPEGARVVSGRFPLPTWQPVAVVGEGLDRVWAYDVDVNVHSAPPAAASPWEVPIKGTPGPGSTVVPRIPSSKAG from the exons ATGGAGCACGACGACCCGGCCGAGGCGCTGACGGAGCTGCGCGAGCGGCGGCCGGGCGCGCTGGAGCTGCTGCAGGCGGCGGCGGGCTCGGGGCTGGCCGCCTACGCCGTGTGGGcgctgctgctgcagccaggcTTCCGCCGAGTGCCGCTGCGGCTGCAG GTACCCTACGTAGGCGCGAGTGCACGGCAGGTTGAGCATGTGTTGTCGTTGCTGCGCGGTCGCCCAGGAAAAACGGTGGATCTGGGCTCTGGAGACGGCAGAATC GTGTTGGCGGCCCACAGGTGCGGTCTTTGCCCGGCTGTGGGCTACGAACTGAACCCGTGGCTTGTGGGGCTTGCGCGGCTGCATGCTTGGAGGGCCGGCTGTGCTGGCAGCGTCTGCTACCGTCGCGAAGATCTCTGGAAG GTGAGCCTGAGGGACTGCCACAACGTGTCCGTGTTCCTGGCCCCCAGCGTG CTCCCCTTGCTGGAAGACAAGCTgcgggcagagctgcctgaagggGCCCGTGTGGTATCTGGGcgcttccctctccccacctggCAGCCTGTGGCTGTGGTAGGTGAGGGTCTAGATCGGGTCTGGGCCTATGATGTCGACGTGAATGTCCACAGTGCCCCACCTGCTGCTGCATCTCCTTGGGAGGTGCCCATCAAGGGCACCCCAGGGCCTGGTTCTACCGTGGTCCCCAGGATCCCCAGTTCTAAGGCTGGCTGA
- the Antkmt gene encoding adenine nucleotide translocase lysine N-methyltransferase isoform X3, with protein sequence MEHDDPAEALTELRERRPGALELLQAAAGSGLAAYAVWALLLQPGFRRVPLRLQVPYVGASARQVEHVLSLLRGRPGKTVDLGSGDGRIVRCGLCPAVGYELNPWLVGLARLHAWRAGCAGSVCYRREDLWKVSLRDCHNVSVFLAPSVLPLLEDKLRAELPEGARVVSGRFPLPTWQPVAVVGEGLDRVWAYDVDVNVHSAPPAAASPWEVPIKGTPGPGSTVVPRIPSSKAG encoded by the exons ATGGAGCACGACGACCCGGCCGAGGCGCTGACGGAGCTGCGCGAGCGGCGGCCGGGCGCGCTGGAGCTGCTGCAGGCGGCGGCGGGCTCGGGGCTGGCCGCCTACGCCGTGTGGGcgctgctgctgcagccaggcTTCCGCCGAGTGCCGCTGCGGCTGCAG GTACCCTACGTAGGCGCGAGTGCACGGCAGGTTGAGCATGTGTTGTCGTTGCTGCGCGGTCGCCCAGGAAAAACGGTGGATCTGGGCTCTGGAGACGGCAGAATCGTAAG GTGCGGTCTTTGCCCGGCTGTGGGCTACGAACTGAACCCGTGGCTTGTGGGGCTTGCGCGGCTGCATGCTTGGAGGGCCGGCTGTGCTGGCAGCGTCTGCTACCGTCGCGAAGATCTCTGGAAG GTGAGCCTGAGGGACTGCCACAACGTGTCCGTGTTCCTGGCCCCCAGCGTG CTCCCCTTGCTGGAAGACAAGCTgcgggcagagctgcctgaagggGCCCGTGTGGTATCTGGGcgcttccctctccccacctggCAGCCTGTGGCTGTGGTAGGTGAGGGTCTAGATCGGGTCTGGGCCTATGATGTCGACGTGAATGTCCACAGTGCCCCACCTGCTGCTGCATCTCCTTGGGAGGTGCCCATCAAGGGCACCCCAGGGCCTGGTTCTACCGTGGTCCCCAGGATCCCCAGTTCTAAGGCTGGCTGA
- the Haghl gene encoding hydroxyacylglutathione hydrolase-like protein isoform X2, producing MKVKVISVLEDNYMYLVIEEHTREAVAVDVAVPKRLLEIAGREGVTLTTVLTTHHHWDHARGNVELARLRPGMAVMGGDERICGLTRMLAHGEELRFGAIHVRCLLTPGHTSGHMSYFLWEDESLDPPALFSGDALSVAGCGWRLEGTAQQMYQSLAETLGTLPPQTVFCGHEHTLRNLEFAHTVEPHNDHVKAKLSWAQKRDEDDVPTVPSTLGEELLYNPFLRVVPPPQRRGGAQVHRSGGPGRGPGGAVQGAGSLPAGHGATAATGTGSACTAVGAPGPPQVSCTGPTRPHAAPPTSPRPPGPMQGWPWDTPPMPCLAGRPPWRVSKWYSPPLLSEMDTRASCSHTCCPSSAWALNSE from the exons ATGAAAGTCAAGGTCATTTCCGTGCTTGAGGACAACTACATGTACCTGGTCATCGAAGAGCACACGCGGGAGGCGGTGGCCGTGGACGTGGCAGTGCCCAAGAGG CTGCTGGAGATCGCAGGCAGGGAGGGGGTGACCCTGACCACGGTGCTGACCACCCACCACCACTG GGACCACGCTCGGGGGAATGTGGAGCTGGCACGGCTGCGACCGGGTATGGCGGTGATGGGCGGGGACGAACGCATCTGCGGGCTGACCCGCATGCTGGCACACGGCGAGGAGCTACGG TTTGGGGCCATCCATGTGCGCTGCCTTCTGACGCCTGGCCACACCTCTGGCCACATGAGCTACTTCCTTTGGGAGGATGAAAGCCTGGATCCACCTGCCCTCTTCTCGG GGGATGCGCTGTCCGTGGCTGGCTGTGGCTGGCGCTTGGAAGGCACTGCCCAGCAGATGTACCAGAGTTTGGCAGAGACCCTTGGCACACTGCCCCCGCAGACG GTGTTCTGTGGCCACGAGCACACGCTGCGCAACCTGGAGTTTGCACACACAGTGGAGCCGCACAATGACCATGTGAAAGCCAAACTGTCCTGGGCCCAG AAAAGGGATGAGGATGATGTGCCCACTGTGCCGTCCACCCTGGGCGAGGAGCTGCTGTACAACCCTTTCCTGAGGGTGGT CCCTCCCCCACAGAGAAGAGGCGGTGCGCAAGTTCACAGGTCAGGCGGCCCCGGCCGAGGTCCTGGAGGTGCTGTGCAGGGAGCGGGCTCGCTTCCAGCAGGCCATGGAGCCACTGCAGCCACAGGCACGGGCTCTGCTTGCACTGCAGTGGGGGCTCCTGGGCCCCCACAAGTGAGCTGCACAGGGCCCACTCGACCCCACGCTGCTCCTCCCACAAGCCCCAGGCCGCCTGGACCCATGCAAGGGTGGCCCTGGGACACACCTCCAATGCCCTGCCTGGCTGGACGCCCACCCTGGAGGGTCAGCAAATGGTACTCTCCTCCACTGCTCTCGGAGATGGACACGCGGGCCTCGTGTAGCCACACCTGCTGTCCAAGCTCTGCCTGGGCTCTGAACAGTGAATAA
- the Antkmt gene encoding adenine nucleotide translocase lysine N-methyltransferase isoform X5: protein MEHDDPAEALTELRERRPGALELLQAAAGSGLAAYAVWALLLQPGFRRVPLRLQVPYVGASARQVEHVLSLLRGRPGKTVDLGSGDGRIVRRVCGLCPAVGYELNPWLVGLARLHAWRAGCAGSVCYRREDLWKLPLLEDKLRAELPEGARVVSGRFPLPTWQPVAVVGEGLDRVWAYDVDVNVHSAPPAAASPWEVPIKGTPGPGSTVVPRIPSSKAG from the exons ATGGAGCACGACGACCCGGCCGAGGCGCTGACGGAGCTGCGCGAGCGGCGGCCGGGCGCGCTGGAGCTGCTGCAGGCGGCGGCGGGCTCGGGGCTGGCCGCCTACGCCGTGTGGGcgctgctgctgcagccaggcTTCCGCCGAGTGCCGCTGCGGCTGCAG GTACCCTACGTAGGCGCGAGTGCACGGCAGGTTGAGCATGTGTTGTCGTTGCTGCGCGGTCGCCCAGGAAAAACGGTGGATCTGGGCTCTGGAGACGGCAGAATCGTAAGGCGCGT GTGCGGTCTTTGCCCGGCTGTGGGCTACGAACTGAACCCGTGGCTTGTGGGGCTTGCGCGGCTGCATGCTTGGAGGGCCGGCTGTGCTGGCAGCGTCTGCTACCGTCGCGAAGATCTCTGGAAG CTCCCCTTGCTGGAAGACAAGCTgcgggcagagctgcctgaagggGCCCGTGTGGTATCTGGGcgcttccctctccccacctggCAGCCTGTGGCTGTGGTAGGTGAGGGTCTAGATCGGGTCTGGGCCTATGATGTCGACGTGAATGTCCACAGTGCCCCACCTGCTGCTGCATCTCCTTGGGAGGTGCCCATCAAGGGCACCCCAGGGCCTGGTTCTACCGTGGTCCCCAGGATCCCCAGTTCTAAGGCTGGCTGA